One region of Ignavibacteriales bacterium genomic DNA includes:
- a CDS encoding T9SS type A sorting domain-containing protein: MKKLVQKALLTMLVLLFVSSYSFPQVEFETGKIAVQVNEYGRLRVHFPAIDNLRQIDRSSWLIGVAADKVFDYKNDAEAHDSSKVITLPKLSDYEIYGSYDNTYSGAPPDFLEKMYVYGWNNEAFLLVKMTAINQEATTQRSIIGLEFIAQIDGVYGNETLNFLNSKNIAEVFNTKYVGFKFLKPEVVSFRAVDWYDGYELGDTAIFSWLTYTKKDTSFSTGGDGGIGIMATAPVDILSGDSATVYLAITAGETRAEMETAMTAAENKFATLTSVSKDDSKMPTGFSLKQNYPNPFNPSTKISFSLPVSQNVVLKIFNSLGQEISTLINSEFDAGNYTYNFTADNLTSGIYFYTLNAGSFSSSKKMLLVK; the protein is encoded by the coding sequence ATGAAAAAGTTGGTACAGAAAGCATTATTAACCATGCTCGTTCTTCTTTTCGTTTCTTCGTATTCTTTCCCCCAGGTAGAATTTGAAACCGGAAAAATTGCTGTTCAGGTAAATGAATATGGGCGACTTAGAGTGCATTTCCCTGCTATTGATAATCTTCGTCAGATTGATCGCTCATCTTGGTTGATAGGTGTTGCGGCGGATAAAGTCTTTGATTACAAGAACGACGCTGAAGCACACGATTCCTCTAAAGTTATAACTTTACCAAAGCTAAGCGACTATGAAATATATGGATCGTACGATAATACATATTCTGGTGCACCACCGGACTTTCTTGAAAAAATGTATGTTTATGGCTGGAATAATGAAGCGTTTCTTTTAGTAAAGATGACAGCTATTAACCAGGAAGCAACAACTCAAAGATCTATTATTGGATTAGAGTTCATCGCCCAAATTGATGGCGTTTATGGAAACGAAACACTTAATTTTTTAAATTCAAAAAACATTGCCGAAGTTTTTAATACTAAATATGTTGGCTTCAAATTCCTTAAACCAGAAGTAGTTTCATTTAGAGCGGTTGATTGGTACGATGGATATGAGCTGGGAGATACTGCAATATTTTCCTGGTTAACATATACCAAAAAAGACACTTCTTTTTCTACTGGCGGAGATGGTGGAATTGGAATTATGGCAACAGCACCAGTTGATATTTTAAGCGGTGACTCTGCTACAGTTTATTTAGCCATTACAGCCGGAGAAACCAGAGCCGAGATGGAAACCGCAATGACGGCAGCAGAAAATAAATTTGCAACACTTACAAGCGTTTCTAAAGATGATTCTAAAATGCCAACAGGTTTTTCTTTAAAACAGAATTATCCTAATCCATTTAATCCGAGCACAAAAATTTCTTTCAGTTTGCCTGTAAGTCAAAATGTAGTTCTTAAAATATTCAATTCGCTTGGGCAGGAAATTTCAACTTTGATTAATTCCGAATTTGATGCCGGGAATTATACTTATAATTTTACTGCTGATAACCTTACAAGTGGAATTTATTTTTACACCTTGAATGCCGGCAGCTTTTCATCAAGTAAAAAGATGCTGCTGGTTAAATGA